One genomic window of Tenacibaculum tangerinum includes the following:
- a CDS encoding PIG-L family deacetylase: MHKKVLSLLSFLLISVTISAQKPAKLTTNQIYEKIQKLNFLGSALYIAAHPDDENTRLIAYLSNHEKARTAYLSLTRGDGGQNLIGPEMRELLGVIRTQELLAARGVDGGEQRFSRANDFGYSKHPDETLQIWNKDKVLADVVWAIRTFKPDVIINRFNHRTPGTTHGHHTSSAMLSVEAFDLADDSTKYPEQLAYTNTWKPNRLFFNTSWWFYGSQEKFAKADKSKMLSFDIGTYYPLKGLSNNELASIASSQHLCQGFGRLTTRGTQTEYVEFLKGEFPKDKKDIFSGINTTWNRVAGGGEIGDILYDIEENFDFVNPAKHLPALLKAYQKVQQLEDEHWKQIKTKEIKEIIEACAGLYLEASAESASATPTSEIKVDFEVLNRSGLLMELSSIKILPSAKQITKGLDLANNEKQTFTETISIPTMPYSSPYWLEKPWSLGMYTVENQELRGKPETPRPIQVEFNLMIENQAVSFIKPVVHRYSKRDKGEIYEPFEVLPKVTTKLLNKVLVFSSEKSQKVTLEVHSGAKNTSGTVALKAPKGWKVTPTEAPFSIAQKGDIQLVDFMVTPTQKESEGVLKAMAKVDGKTYDKELIEINYSHIPKQSVLLPSQAKIVRLNIQKNGTKIGYIQGSGDAIPESLQQIGYEVTELNVNEINGNLEQYDAVVVGIRAYNTIKELQFKQKYLLAYVKNGGNVIVQYNTNRGVDVKAPYTLQLSRDRVTDENATVTLLAKEHSVLNYPNKITEADFDGWVQERGLYFPNQWSKEYTPILSMHDKGESPKEGSLLVAKYGKGNYIYTGLSFFRELPAGVPGAYKLFANLLSVKENTANEN; the protein is encoded by the coding sequence ATGCACAAAAAAGTACTTTCATTACTCTCTTTTTTATTGATTTCAGTAACAATAAGCGCACAAAAACCAGCAAAGTTAACTACCAATCAGATATACGAGAAAATCCAAAAGCTAAACTTTTTAGGTTCTGCGTTGTACATAGCAGCACATCCTGATGATGAAAACACACGATTAATCGCCTATTTATCAAATCATGAAAAGGCAAGAACAGCCTATTTGTCATTAACACGTGGTGATGGAGGTCAAAACTTAATAGGACCAGAAATGCGTGAATTATTAGGTGTAATCCGTACTCAAGAATTATTAGCAGCAAGAGGTGTAGACGGAGGAGAACAACGTTTTTCGAGAGCCAATGATTTTGGATACTCGAAGCACCCAGATGAAACCTTACAGATTTGGAATAAAGACAAGGTACTCGCCGACGTCGTTTGGGCAATTCGTACGTTTAAACCCGATGTAATTATCAATCGTTTCAATCACAGAACACCAGGGACCACACACGGACATCATACCTCATCAGCCATGTTGAGTGTAGAAGCGTTTGATTTGGCTGACGATAGCACAAAATATCCTGAGCAGTTAGCGTATACCAATACATGGAAGCCGAATAGGTTATTTTTCAATACTTCTTGGTGGTTTTATGGGAGTCAAGAAAAATTCGCCAAAGCAGATAAAAGTAAAATGCTAAGTTTTGATATCGGAACCTATTATCCTTTAAAAGGATTGTCGAATAACGAATTGGCATCGATAGCAAGTAGTCAGCACTTGTGCCAAGGTTTTGGTAGGTTAACTACCAGAGGAACACAAACAGAATATGTAGAGTTTTTAAAAGGAGAATTTCCAAAAGACAAAAAAGATATTTTTTCAGGAATTAATACGACATGGAATAGAGTAGCAGGTGGTGGTGAAATAGGAGACATTTTATACGATATAGAAGAAAACTTTGATTTTGTAAATCCGGCAAAACACCTTCCTGCTTTATTAAAAGCCTATCAAAAAGTTCAACAACTAGAAGATGAACATTGGAAACAGATAAAAACCAAAGAAATCAAGGAAATTATTGAAGCTTGTGCAGGTTTATATTTAGAAGCTTCTGCTGAGAGTGCGAGTGCAACACCAACGAGTGAAATTAAAGTTGATTTTGAAGTGTTGAATAGAAGCGGATTATTAATGGAATTGTCTTCTATAAAAATACTTCCTTCAGCTAAGCAAATAACGAAAGGTTTAGACTTAGCGAACAACGAGAAACAAACGTTTACAGAAACTATTTCGATACCGACTATGCCATACTCATCGCCTTATTGGTTAGAAAAACCTTGGAGTTTGGGAATGTACACCGTAGAAAATCAAGAGTTAAGAGGAAAGCCAGAAACGCCGAGACCAATTCAAGTAGAATTCAACCTGATGATTGAAAATCAGGCTGTTTCCTTTATAAAACCAGTAGTTCACCGCTATTCAAAAAGAGATAAAGGAGAAATTTACGAACCTTTTGAGGTGTTGCCTAAAGTAACAACCAAACTATTGAATAAGGTGTTGGTTTTTTCTTCGGAAAAATCTCAAAAAGTCACGCTGGAAGTTCATTCAGGAGCAAAAAATACTTCGGGAACCGTTGCTCTAAAAGCACCTAAAGGATGGAAAGTTACGCCAACCGAGGCACCATTTTCAATCGCTCAAAAAGGAGATATTCAATTGGTTGATTTTATGGTAACACCAACACAAAAAGAATCAGAAGGAGTATTGAAAGCCATGGCAAAGGTTGACGGTAAAACCTATGATAAGGAATTAATTGAAATTAACTACAGCCATATTCCCAAACAGTCAGTATTACTACCATCACAAGCGAAAATAGTACGTTTAAATATTCAAAAAAATGGCACTAAAATAGGATATATACAAGGTTCTGGAGATGCTATTCCTGAGAGTTTACAGCAGATAGGCTACGAAGTTACGGAGTTAAATGTGAATGAAATTAATGGTAATTTAGAACAATACGATGCCGTTGTGGTAGGTATTAGAGCCTACAACACCATAAAAGAATTACAGTTTAAGCAAAAATATTTGCTGGCCTACGTAAAAAATGGAGGAAATGTAATTGTACAATACAACACCAATAGAGGGGTAGATGTTAAAGCACCATATACCTTACAACTATCACGAGATAGAGTTACCGATGAAAATGCTACGGTAACCTTGCTCGCCAAAGAACATTCCGTTTTAAATTACCCGAACAAAATTACGGAAGCTGATTTTGACGGATGGGTGCAAGAACGTGGATTGTATTTTCCGAACCAATGGAGTAAAGAATACACCCCAATACTATCTATGCACGACAAAGGAGAATCGCCCAAAGAAGGAAGTTTGTTAGTTGCCAAATATGGTAAAGGAAACTATATTTATACAGGGTTGAGTTTCTTTAGAGAGTTACCAGCAGGTGTTCCTGGTGCATATAAATTGTTTGCCAATTTATTGTCAGTAAAGGAAAATACGGCAAATGAGAATTAA
- a CDS encoding DUF6624 domain-containing protein, producing the protein MRIKIITALVFVLFVGCKVEKENPITKEYNQQLVNELASMFQIDQVAAGIPSGKYKELSEDEWKSFKDSVFDVNYEKAAEIFNKYGFVGFDLVGKEGSRNFWLIVQHLDSKPEFQEAVLEKMKIEIERNNASPQNYAYLLDRVELNRGKKQVYGTQVKYNWKMCQAYPKPLVDSVNVNKRRKELGLEPLEDYLNELSIMHFEMNKKAFLQVNITKPKLYTKEN; encoded by the coding sequence ATGAGAATTAAAATTATTACAGCGCTAGTGTTTGTACTATTTGTTGGCTGTAAAGTTGAGAAAGAAAATCCCATTACAAAAGAATATAATCAACAGTTGGTAAATGAACTTGCTAGCATGTTTCAAATAGATCAGGTTGCAGCAGGTATTCCCTCTGGAAAATATAAAGAACTGAGTGAAGATGAATGGAAGTCATTTAAGGATAGTGTTTTTGATGTTAACTATGAAAAAGCAGCAGAAATTTTTAATAAATACGGTTTTGTTGGCTTTGATCTAGTGGGAAAAGAAGGTTCTAGAAATTTTTGGTTGATCGTGCAACATTTAGATTCAAAACCAGAATTTCAAGAAGCAGTTTTGGAAAAAATGAAGATTGAAATAGAAAGAAATAATGCTAGTCCACAAAATTATGCTTATTTATTAGATAGAGTGGAATTGAATAGAGGTAAAAAGCAAGTTTATGGAACTCAAGTGAAGTATAATTGGAAAATGTGTCAGGCATATCCAAAACCATTGGTAGATAGTGTAAATGTAAACAAACGTAGAAAAGAATTAGGATTAGAACCTCTTGAAGATTATTTAAACGAGCTGTCTATAATGCACTTTGAAATGAATAAAAAAGCATTTTTACAAGTTAACATTACGAAACCTAAATTATACACAAAAGAAAATTGA
- a CDS encoding class I SAM-dependent methyltransferase, which translates to MLSKEEKSTLRNRLFRHLDGIVTCPAAYILHDKGITEYILEKKSVSLAEITNHFNANDGYLNVALRTLCSQGWLTYHVNNTENTVQFTINETSAIAFSYFHLYKDAFSLLKFSENYSARKFEIELFEKLESLYKNYTNTFGIEVPSTSEEKEIVTQILTHIEGIIVGPTTVLLGMSGMFHQYFMQTKFSADEFHKDADNFGRLLDVLTSLGWFTKTNDSYEFTHEGLFFARRASAYGVTVSYIPTLRKLDKLVFGNPDMFRTSEIGNDEIHVDREMNVWGSGGAHTTYFKVIDEIIINLFNKPINEQPKGILDVGCGNGAFLKHLFHVIENQTKRGRMLEEYPLLLIGVDYNEAALKITRKNLVQADIWAKVIWGDIGNPKALSEDLQHKYGINLSDLLNVRTFLDHNRIWQEPAPTDNLYITNSTGAYAYRGKRLDNNLVIESLKQHFAKWKPYIHKFGLLLIELHTTKPELVAKNLGKTAATAYDATHGYSDQYIIELDEYMNALESVGLTPDNNTSKKFPNSELATVSINLFK; encoded by the coding sequence ATGTTATCAAAAGAAGAAAAATCAACCTTAAGAAATCGACTATTTCGTCATTTAGACGGAATTGTAACCTGTCCTGCAGCTTATATCTTGCATGACAAAGGAATTACCGAATACATTCTAGAAAAGAAATCAGTAAGTTTAGCTGAAATTACCAACCATTTTAATGCGAACGATGGGTATTTAAATGTTGCGTTAAGAACGTTGTGTTCGCAAGGCTGGCTTACCTACCATGTGAACAATACGGAAAATACAGTTCAGTTTACAATAAATGAAACTTCTGCTATTGCTTTTTCTTACTTTCACTTATATAAAGACGCTTTTTCTCTATTGAAATTCTCTGAAAATTACAGCGCTCGAAAGTTTGAAATTGAGCTTTTTGAAAAACTAGAAAGTCTCTATAAAAACTACACCAATACCTTCGGAATTGAAGTTCCGTCTACTTCCGAAGAAAAAGAAATAGTAACACAAATTCTAACCCATATTGAAGGGATTATTGTAGGACCAACGACTGTTTTATTAGGAATGAGCGGTATGTTTCATCAATATTTTATGCAAACCAAGTTTAGTGCCGATGAATTTCATAAAGATGCCGATAATTTTGGGCGTTTGTTAGATGTATTAACCAGTCTTGGCTGGTTTACCAAAACCAACGATTCGTACGAATTTACTCATGAAGGTTTGTTCTTTGCGCGCAGAGCAAGTGCTTATGGCGTTACGGTATCGTACATTCCTACCCTTAGAAAACTAGACAAGCTTGTTTTTGGAAATCCTGATATGTTTAGAACTTCTGAAATTGGAAACGATGAAATTCATGTAGATAGAGAAATGAATGTATGGGGAAGTGGAGGTGCACACACCACCTACTTTAAGGTAATTGATGAAATTATTATCAACCTATTTAACAAACCAATCAACGAGCAACCCAAGGGTATTTTAGATGTGGGTTGTGGTAACGGAGCTTTTTTGAAACATTTGTTTCATGTGATTGAAAATCAAACCAAGAGAGGTCGTATGCTAGAAGAATATCCGTTGTTGCTTATTGGTGTCGATTACAACGAAGCTGCCTTAAAAATTACCCGGAAAAACTTAGTACAAGCCGATATTTGGGCAAAGGTAATTTGGGGAGATATTGGTAATCCTAAAGCCTTGTCTGAAGACTTACAACATAAATACGGAATCAACCTTTCTGATTTATTAAATGTTCGTACGTTTTTAGACCACAACAGAATATGGCAAGAGCCTGCTCCTACTGATAATCTCTACATTACAAACTCAACAGGCGCCTATGCGTACAGAGGAAAAAGGTTGGATAACAACCTTGTAATTGAATCTTTAAAACAGCATTTTGCCAAATGGAAACCATACATCCATAAATTTGGGCTGCTACTGATTGAATTACACACCACAAAACCCGAGTTAGTTGCTAAAAACTTAGGAAAAACAGCTGCTACTGCCTACGATGCTACCCATGGCTATTCTGACCAATATATTATTGAACTCGATGAATACATGAATGCTTTGGAGTCGGTCGGATTAACTCCCGACAACAATACTTCTAAAAAGTTTCCGAATTCTGAGTTGGCAACGGTTTCGATTAATCTTTTTAAGTAA